A region of [Bacteroides] pectinophilus DNA encodes the following proteins:
- a CDS encoding diguanylate cyclase — protein sequence MKYTDTYNYGNNRKKGRNIKWMLPLLVLIICGALLCAVMKKAYASEREQIRMKAEMNAVTYADRMAASLDDGIDITELLKQILVSSNGEIGRFDTVSERVMNSYVQSIQLAPDGVVTQIYPEEDNDGGKIDLVHDSERGTIVNYGIDNREVIMQGPFELKQGGHGIAIRNPVYLSSDDGTEYFWGLTIVIIRVPEIYQESVSPLADFGYMYRLYKTESPLDTEFKLVDDSSDGELDDPVSHYFELGGCRWRLDIMPVEGWIDRKDIYILAVVGVIISVLIEALVIAFLFIDKQRQYFRQRAITDELTGLLNRSGFNDELDRYAREIGSKPCVGIMLDVDDFKSINDIYGHAVGDEALKNLARSMVNEFPDNSIIGRNGGDEFCIVLKETDAETAGDQIERFCHQQRMFRFHGREYNYRISLGYAEYPKHAGKRSELLRCADVALYEVKLKGKNGCMCYTDSLCKSDRTQLGFKLDDISYNLPGAFFIYKADRGNEQLLYANQALIHMTGCDDLNDFLEFTGQQFAGLVHPDDYDYVEEDIWNQIDIDAGQSYDYVKYRLAAKDGTYRKVIDIGHLVDSEHYGRVFYVLVVDYDMVSL from the coding sequence TTGAAATATACAGATACATATAATTACGGGAATAACCGGAAAAAAGGCCGGAATATTAAGTGGATGCTGCCGCTGCTTGTACTTATCATCTGCGGGGCTTTGTTATGTGCAGTTATGAAAAAGGCATATGCGTCTGAAAGGGAGCAGATAAGAATGAAGGCTGAGATGAATGCTGTTACTTATGCTGACAGGATGGCAGCAAGCCTTGATGATGGAATTGATATAACTGAACTGCTTAAGCAGATTCTTGTCAGCAGTAATGGGGAGATTGGCAGATTTGATACTGTATCTGAGAGGGTGATGAACAGCTATGTCCAGAGTATACAGCTTGCACCTGATGGGGTTGTTACACAGATATATCCTGAGGAAGATAATGATGGAGGTAAGATTGATCTTGTACATGACAGTGAACGTGGAACAATTGTTAATTATGGTATAGATAACCGGGAAGTTATAATGCAGGGGCCTTTTGAGCTGAAGCAGGGAGGACATGGAATCGCAATACGCAACCCGGTATATCTGTCATCTGACGATGGCACAGAATACTTCTGGGGACTGACGATTGTAATTATACGTGTCCCTGAGATATATCAGGAATCTGTGAGTCCTCTTGCAGATTTTGGATATATGTACAGACTGTATAAGACGGAGTCACCATTGGATACGGAGTTTAAGCTGGTTGACGACAGCTCTGATGGGGAACTGGATGATCCGGTTTCACATTATTTTGAACTTGGAGGGTGCAGATGGCGGCTGGACATTATGCCGGTAGAAGGCTGGATTGACAGGAAGGATATATATATACTGGCAGTGGTGGGGGTTATTATATCTGTACTTATTGAAGCGCTTGTTATTGCATTTCTCTTTATTGATAAGCAGCGGCAATATTTTAGACAGCGTGCTATTACAGATGAACTTACGGGGCTTCTTAACCGTTCGGGCTTCAATGATGAACTTGACAGGTATGCACGTGAGATTGGCAGTAAGCCGTGTGTCGGCATTATGCTTGATGTTGATGATTTCAAATCAATCAATGACATATATGGACACGCAGTCGGAGATGAAGCGCTGAAGAATCTTGCAAGGTCAATGGTCAATGAATTTCCGGATAATTCCATAATCGGCCGCAATGGCGGAGACGAATTCTGTATTGTATTAAAAGAAACAGATGCGGAAACCGCAGGTGATCAGATAGAGCGCTTCTGCCATCAGCAGCGTATGTTCAGATTCCATGGCAGAGAGTATAATTACAGGATTTCTTTGGGCTATGCAGAGTATCCGAAGCATGCAGGGAAGAGATCTGAACTGCTCCGTTGTGCAGATGTGGCATTATATGAGGTTAAGCTTAAAGGCAAGAACGGCTGCATGTGCTATACGGACAGTCTGTGCAAATCTGACAGAACACAGCTTGGTTTCAAGCTTGATGATATATCATATAATCTGCCCGGAGCATTTTTCATATATAAGGCAGACAGGGGCAATGAGCAGCTGCTGTACGCTAATCAGGCACTGATTCATATGACCGGCTGTGATGACCTCAATGACTTTTTGGAATTTACAGGGCAGCAATTTGCAGGACTTGTGCATCCCGATGATTACGACTATGTGGAAGAAGATATATGGAATCAGATTGATATTGATGCAGGGCAGTCATATGATTATGTGAAATACCGTCTCGCAGCAAAGGATGGTACATACAGAAAAGTCATTGACATCGGCCATCTTGTGGACAGCGAACACTACGGGAGAGTGTTCTATGTACTTGTTGTGGATTATGATATGGTGTCTTTGTAA
- the acgA gene encoding ACGX-repeat peptide — protein MALLNIFGWNEKEKKQAGTACGAGDKPEEKPSACGTACGAGDRQ, from the coding sequence ATGGCATTATTAAACATTTTCGGATGGAACGAGAAGGAAAAGAAGCAGGCAGGCACAGCATGCGGAGCAGGAGACAAGCCGGAGGAGAAGCCGTCAGCGTGCGGCACAGCATGCGGAGCAGGAGACAGGCAGTAA
- a CDS encoding ABC transporter ATP-binding protein: protein MILEVENGCFGYPKQEEILTDINIKLEEGHILSVLGPNGIGKTTLLKCMIGLMPWSRGRSLLTGKDIRTLKSKEIWNMISYIPQTHGFSFSYTGLEMVMLGRSSHLGLFSQPGHREIEMAEAMMEKVGITRLADKDCNRMSGGELQMVLIARALINEPKLIILDEPETGLDFHNQILVLNMVEKLAHEENIGAIMNTHYPTNAMSIADEALMMNRKGDRFYGPTGDILNESNISKSFDVNVVVDEIMYQNRTIRSVVPVSLA, encoded by the coding sequence ATGATTCTTGAGGTTGAAAATGGCTGCTTTGGATATCCTAAGCAGGAAGAGATATTGACTGATATTAATATAAAGCTTGAAGAGGGACACATCCTGTCGGTGCTTGGACCTAACGGAATAGGCAAGACAACTCTACTTAAATGCATGATAGGGCTTATGCCGTGGAGCCGCGGACGTTCGCTGCTTACAGGAAAGGATATACGCACGCTTAAGTCTAAGGAGATATGGAACATGATTTCATATATTCCGCAGACACACGGCTTTTCATTCTCATATACCGGACTTGAGATGGTAATGCTCGGACGCAGTTCGCATCTGGGACTGTTCAGTCAGCCCGGTCACAGGGAGATAGAGATGGCTGAGGCAATGATGGAAAAGGTAGGAATTACCAGGCTTGCCGATAAGGACTGCAACCGCATGAGCGGAGGCGAGCTTCAGATGGTGCTTATTGCGAGGGCACTGATAAACGAACCGAAGCTTATAATCCTTGATGAGCCGGAGACAGGACTTGATTTTCATAATCAGATTCTTGTACTCAACATGGTTGAAAAATTAGCCCATGAGGAAAATATAGGAGCTATAATGAATACACATTATCCGACTAACGCAATGAGCATTGCGGACGAAGCACTTATGATGAACCGCAAGGGAGACAGATTCTATGGTCCTACCGGAGATATTTTGAATGAGAGTAATATATCTAAGTCATTTGATGTAAATGTTGTCGTTGACGAGATTATGTATCAGAACAGAACCATAAGAAGCGTTGTGCCGGTATCGCTGGCATAG
- a CDS encoding DUF1848 domain-containing protein, whose translation MIIQTGMRTDIPAFYSEWFVNRIKGGYVLVRNPYNESQVTRYSLSPDFVDLIAFCTKNPAPMLSRMDVLKDYGQYWFVTITPYGRDIEPNVPDKPVVMENFKRLSDIVGVDSIGWRYDPVIIDNHHTVEWHISEFERMAATLAGYTKTCVISYIDIYKKVERNFPSAREVSGADRLTLGNAFIKTAGKYGMTVRPCAEGDELAAFGADCSGCMTVKTFETALHEHLDVPGINTNKTNQRNGQCACLLGVDIGAYDTCGHICKYCYANANTALVRDNMRRHDPMSPFLIGSSRQGDVIHQAKQESWIDRQMRLELE comes from the coding sequence ATGATTATACAGACAGGAATGAGGACTGATATTCCGGCATTTTATTCGGAATGGTTTGTTAACAGAATAAAGGGAGGATATGTACTTGTACGCAATCCTTATAACGAAAGTCAGGTGACGAGATATAGTCTGTCGCCTGACTTTGTCGACCTTATTGCATTCTGTACGAAGAATCCGGCACCGATGCTTAGCCGTATGGATGTGCTGAAGGACTACGGACAATACTGGTTTGTGACGATAACTCCATATGGAAGGGATATAGAGCCAAATGTACCGGACAAGCCGGTTGTCATGGAGAATTTTAAAAGGCTTTCGGATATAGTTGGTGTGGACAGTATAGGATGGCGGTATGACCCGGTTATTATTGACAATCATCATACAGTTGAATGGCACATATCGGAGTTTGAACGGATGGCTGCCACGCTTGCAGGCTATACAAAGACATGTGTAATTAGCTATATAGATATTTATAAAAAGGTTGAAAGAAATTTTCCGTCTGCCCGTGAGGTCTCCGGGGCTGACCGGCTGACACTTGGAAATGCTTTTATAAAGACAGCCGGGAAGTATGGAATGACGGTAAGACCATGCGCCGAGGGAGATGAACTGGCAGCGTTCGGAGCGGACTGTTCAGGATGCATGACGGTTAAGACATTTGAGACGGCATTGCATGAGCATCTTGACGTTCCGGGGATTAATACCAATAAGACCAACCAGAGAAATGGTCAGTGTGCGTGTCTGCTGGGAGTTGATATCGGAGCATATGATACCTGCGGGCATATTTGCAAATACTGTTATGCCAATGCCAATACCGCACTTGTGAGGGATAATATGAGAAGGCATGACCCGATGTCCCCATTCCTGATTGGAAGCAGCCGTCAGGGTGATGTTATACATCAGGCAAAGCAGGAAAGCTGGATTGACAGGCAGATGAGGCTTGAGCTGGAATGA
- a CDS encoding Sir2 silent information regulator family NAD-dependent deacetylase, with amino-acid sequence MDRNTMYKAALDRIEGADAVVIGAGAGLSTSAGFTYSGARFEKYFADMERAYGFHDMYSGGFYNYDSSEKLWGFWCRYIYINRYMDAPKPVYQDIFERVKNKNYFVLTTNVDHCFQKAGFDKERLFYTQGDYGLFQCSQPCHKETYDNEEIITKMVLSEGYEIKDARLVKPKGAVVSMEIPPELVPVCPKCGRPMSMNLRSDCTFVQDAGWYAAAERYERFLRENRNTKTAFVELGVGYNTPGIIKYPFWQMVENNPKASYICINKGEAYAPREIADRSVCIDGDIYDYTDRNED; translated from the coding sequence ATGGATAGAAATACTATGTACAAAGCCGCTTTGGACAGGATTGAGGGCGCAGACGCTGTCGTGATAGGTGCGGGAGCAGGGCTTTCAACATCGGCGGGCTTTACATACAGCGGTGCAAGGTTTGAAAAGTATTTTGCGGACATGGAGCGGGCATACGGCTTTCATGACATGTATTCGGGCGGCTTCTATAATTATGACAGCTCGGAGAAGCTGTGGGGCTTCTGGTGCAGATACATTTACATTAACCGTTATATGGATGCGCCGAAGCCGGTATATCAGGATATATTTGAACGCGTCAAGAACAAGAATTATTTTGTGCTGACAACGAATGTAGACCACTGTTTCCAGAAGGCAGGCTTTGACAAGGAAAGACTTTTCTATACTCAGGGGGATTACGGGCTGTTCCAGTGCAGCCAGCCGTGCCATAAAGAGACCTACGATAACGAAGAGATTATAACAAAAATGGTGTTAAGCGAAGGCTATGAGATAAAGGATGCCAGGCTTGTAAAACCTAAGGGTGCGGTTGTAAGTATGGAGATTCCGCCAGAGCTTGTGCCGGTATGTCCAAAGTGTGGCAGACCGATGAGCATGAATCTGAGATCGGATTGTACATTTGTACAGGATGCAGGATGGTATGCGGCAGCAGAGCGGTATGAGAGATTCTTACGTGAAAACAGGAACACAAAGACAGCATTTGTCGAGCTTGGCGTGGGGTATAATACGCCGGGTATAATTAAATACCCGTTCTGGCAGATGGTGGAGAATAATCCCAAAGCGTCATACATCTGCATTAATAAAGGTGAAGCGTATGCGCCGAGAGAGATAGCTGACAGGTCGGTATGCATTGACGGAGATATATATGATTATACAGACAGGAATGAGGACTGA
- a CDS encoding 4Fe-4S binding protein yields MNLETCLKKMQLVGVLAFATVDGQGAPQIRNISAIHYEADALYFFTARGKDFCRELQADGRVQILAYTKYKEMIRLSGKAYAVDAGAQIKWRDIIFEEQPYLANVYPGDTRDIGIIFCIDEGEVEYFNLGVKPIFRETYRLGKLTETAKTGNHKGYHITDACIGCGTCVQHCPQSCISCVEDAETGNTHFSIRQEHCLHCGACYEHCPVGAVKRYESE; encoded by the coding sequence ATGAATCTGGAAACATGTCTTAAAAAAATGCAGCTTGTAGGCGTACTTGCGTTTGCAACGGTAGACGGGCAGGGAGCACCGCAGATCCGCAACATAAGTGCGATTCATTATGAGGCGGATGCATTATATTTTTTCACGGCTAGGGGAAAGGACTTCTGTAGGGAACTGCAGGCTGACGGCAGGGTGCAGATTCTTGCATATACAAAATATAAGGAAATGATACGCCTGTCGGGAAAAGCTTATGCGGTAGATGCTGGCGCACAGATAAAGTGGCGTGATATAATATTTGAAGAGCAGCCGTATCTTGCCAATGTATATCCGGGAGATACGAGAGATATAGGAATTATTTTCTGCATTGATGAGGGTGAGGTTGAATATTTTAACCTCGGTGTAAAGCCTATATTCAGGGAGACATACAGGCTGGGGAAATTGACTGAGACAGCAAAAACAGGAAACCACAAAGGATATCACATAACAGACGCATGTATTGGCTGTGGTACGTGTGTACAGCATTGTCCGCAAAGCTGTATAAGCTGTGTGGAAGATGCGGAAACGGGAAACACGCATTTTTCAATCCGGCAGGAGCATTGTCTGCATTGCGGTGCGTGTTATGAGCATTGTCCGGTCGGAGCGGTGAAGAGATATGAATCAGAGTGA
- a CDS encoding protein-ADP-ribose hydrolase, with protein sequence MNQSERRIYLIKHLQDKMRSGYPEYYSRYYPQYTTMNIPSDTDGQKLLLRALMNVRLPGSADAEFVRIQDEYLHEENSRRGVVTLADMTEVQPDLYMWKGDITRLKAGAIVNAANSQMTGCYRPCHNCIDNCIHTFAGIELRNYCDDMMHKQGYEEPTGRAKLTPAFNLPCDYVIHTVGPVVQGVLTAEDERLLASCYESCLSVADENNVGSIAFCCISTGVFMFPNDRAAEIAVQTVKEYKEKTGSGIRVIFNVFKEEDEQLYRKLLGQG encoded by the coding sequence ATGAATCAGAGTGAGAGAAGAATTTATTTGATAAAGCATCTGCAGGATAAAATGCGCAGCGGTTATCCGGAATATTATTCAAGATATTATCCGCAGTATACAACAATGAATATCCCATCTGATACTGACGGGCAGAAATTACTGCTGCGTGCGCTTATGAACGTGAGGCTGCCGGGAAGTGCGGACGCTGAATTTGTAAGGATTCAGGATGAGTACCTGCATGAGGAGAACAGCCGGCGCGGGGTGGTAACGCTTGCGGATATGACAGAGGTGCAGCCTGATTTATATATGTGGAAGGGCGATATAACGAGGCTTAAGGCAGGAGCCATTGTAAATGCCGCCAACAGCCAGATGACAGGCTGTTACCGTCCGTGCCATAACTGCATTGATAACTGCATTCATACATTTGCGGGAATTGAGCTGAGGAATTATTGTGATGATATGATGCATAAGCAGGGATATGAGGAACCGACAGGCCGGGCAAAGCTGACTCCGGCGTTCAATCTGCCGTGTGATTATGTCATTCATACGGTGGGACCGGTTGTACAGGGCGTGCTTACGGCTGAGGATGAGCGCTTGCTTGCGTCCTGCTATGAGTCATGCCTTAGTGTGGCAGATGAAAATAATGTCGGTAGTATTGCATTCTGCTGTATTTCGACAGGTGTGTTTATGTTCCCTAATGACAGGGCTGCCGAAATCGCGGTGCAGACGGTAAAGGAATATAAGGAAAAGACAGGTTCAGGGATAAGGGTGATTTTCAATGTTTTTAAAGAAGAGGACGAACAGCTTTACAGAAAGCTGCTTGGACAGGGCTGA
- a CDS encoding cupin domain-containing protein, protein MRQEAMGTDVRLGAMDGVFTVAGVRPARDGMTISRDAGLGSENTVTFFALGAGTSISRERYDMTSMYIGALGEAVFLTGDDAGRQSFLDGDMLIVPGGTLCGVESGSGAVYTEIIIKKEINMNNLVKAGEVMKLKNLIQYEEGSISNIDIVSNPTMKFVLMAFDEGTGLQPHRAPGNAIIFALEGKAVIGYEGKDYTISAGENFRFEKNGLHSVTAAGKFKMALLLVIE, encoded by the coding sequence GTGAGGCAGGAAGCTATGGGAACAGATGTAAGACTGGGTGCAATGGACGGAGTATTCACGGTTGCCGGGGTAAGACCGGCAAGAGACGGAATGACAATATCGAGGGATGCCGGACTTGGCTCGGAGAACACAGTAACATTTTTTGCGCTTGGCGCAGGAACTTCAATAAGCAGGGAACGTTATGACATGACATCCATGTATATTGGGGCATTGGGAGAAGCGGTATTTCTGACTGGAGACGATGCCGGGAGGCAAAGCTTCTTGGATGGGGATATGCTTATTGTACCCGGTGGAACGCTCTGCGGAGTGGAGAGCGGCAGCGGTGCAGTTTATACAGAAATTATTATTAAAAAGGAGATTAATATGAACAATTTAGTAAAAGCAGGAGAAGTAATGAAGCTTAAGAATCTTATCCAGTATGAGGAAGGAAGCATAAGCAACATTGATATTGTAAGCAACCCTACAATGAAGTTTGTGCTTATGGCATTTGACGAGGGTACAGGCCTTCAGCCACACCGCGCACCGGGTAATGCGATTATATTTGCACTTGAGGGCAAGGCTGTAATCGGTTACGAGGGCAAGGATTACACTATCTCGGCAGGCGAGAATTTCCGCTTTGAGAAGAACGGACTTCACAGCGTTACTGCTGCCGGTAAGTTCAAGATGGCATTACTGCTTGTGATTGAGTAA
- the acgM gene encoding radical SAM/SPASM domain protein, ACGX system, whose product MNYFSFQWHITDECDQRCKHCYIFSGKGCSELKSMTWKQMQEVVANCEDFCRIYNKLPYFYITGGDPILHPDFWKLMVLLKSRGIPFTIMGNPFHLDDEVCTILKACGCEKYQMSLDGMRSTHDWFRKPRSFDLTLEKVGCLNRAGIKSVIMSTVSKMNMNEILDIIDEVVKAKVKVFAFSRYVPTGGEVDTGMTAQEYRKLLEVCDAKYKQYEAAGCETYFNKKDHLWTLYEYETGQFRLPYNAKNGMIYGGCNCGNCHITISSNGDIMACRRVTDSKVANVFEDRLADVWVCQMEKYRDYDKFVKCSKCELKAWCRGCPAVADGTTGNFYGADPQCWKTKNDITGEVL is encoded by the coding sequence ATGAATTATTTTTCTTTTCAATGGCATATAACAGATGAATGTGACCAGCGCTGTAAGCACTGCTACATTTTTTCGGGAAAGGGCTGCAGCGAGCTTAAGAGCATGACATGGAAGCAGATGCAGGAGGTTGTGGCTAACTGTGAGGATTTTTGCAGGATTTACAATAAGCTGCCATATTTTTATATAACCGGCGGAGATCCTATCCTTCATCCTGACTTCTGGAAGCTGATGGTGCTGCTTAAGAGCAGGGGAATCCCATTTACAATAATGGGAAATCCATTTCATCTGGATGATGAAGTATGTACAATATTAAAGGCGTGCGGCTGTGAAAAATATCAGATGTCGCTTGACGGAATGCGCAGTACGCATGACTGGTTCAGAAAGCCGAGAAGCTTTGACCTTACACTTGAGAAGGTTGGATGCCTGAACCGGGCAGGAATTAAAAGCGTTATTATGAGCACGGTATCAAAGATGAATATGAATGAAATCCTGGATATTATTGATGAGGTTGTAAAAGCGAAGGTTAAGGTGTTTGCATTTTCCCGTTATGTGCCGACCGGCGGAGAGGTCGATACCGGAATGACGGCGCAGGAATACAGGAAGCTGCTTGAAGTGTGTGATGCAAAATACAAGCAATACGAGGCAGCAGGATGCGAAACCTATTTTAATAAAAAAGACCATCTCTGGACGCTGTATGAATATGAGACAGGACAGTTCAGGCTGCCGTACAATGCTAAGAACGGCATGATATATGGTGGCTGTAACTGCGGAAACTGCCATATTACAATATCCTCCAACGGAGATATAATGGCATGCCGGAGAGTCACCGACAGTAAGGTTGCCAACGTATTTGAGGACAGGCTGGCAGATGTGTGGGTATGCCAGATGGAGAAGTACAGAGATTACGATAAATTTGTAAAGTGCAGTAAATGTGAGCTTAAGGCATGGTGCAGGGGCTGTCCGGCAGTGGCAGACGGAACAACGGGCAATTTTTACGGTGCAGACCCGCAGTGCTGGAAGACAAAGAACGATATAACGGGGGAGGTACTCTGA
- a CDS encoding MarR family transcriptional regulator gives MDDTGRKITKIAREVSKFTVQMMKEEGIGTAEFDFIHLIRHNPGITQAEVREQLKIDKGAAARRAASLEAKGYLIRKPNPDDGRSRLLYATDKAENLKNSKANIESMFYEWLLAELPEEEKEQFCETLDKLYWRSKNERRAGFVNISEVVNLKNAADEKEYQ, from the coding sequence ATGGATGATACGGGAAGAAAGATAACTAAGATAGCGCGCGAAGTAAGCAAGTTCACGGTGCAGATGATGAAAGAGGAAGGTATTGGCACGGCGGAGTTTGACTTTATACATCTGATACGGCATAATCCCGGGATTACACAGGCAGAGGTAAGAGAACAGTTAAAGATAGACAAAGGTGCGGCGGCAAGGCGTGCAGCAAGCCTTGAGGCAAAGGGATATCTTATAAGAAAGCCTAATCCTGACGATGGTAGAAGCCGGCTTCTGTATGCTACGGATAAAGCGGAGAATCTTAAGAATTCAAAGGCTAACATAGAATCGATGTTTTATGAGTGGCTTCTTGCAGAACTGCCGGAAGAAGAAAAAGAACAGTTCTGTGAAACACTTGATAAGCTGTATTGGCGTTCTAAGAATGAGAGAAGAGCAGGGTTTGTCAATATATCAGAGGTGGTGAATTTGAAAAATGCAGCAGACGAAAAAGAATATCAGTAA
- a CDS encoding helix-turn-helix transcriptional regulator, giving the protein MKTKAELPECPVATTVTLIGSKWKLLIIRNLLARPWRFNALKKDLDGISQKVLTDNLRSMEEDGLILRTVYPEVPPRVEYSLSSLGESLKPILDSMADWGNAYKDTIS; this is encoded by the coding sequence ATGAAAACAAAAGCAGAATTACCTGAATGTCCGGTTGCTACAACCGTCACACTTATCGGAAGCAAATGGAAACTTCTTATTATAAGAAACCTTTTAGCCCGTCCATGGCGTTTTAATGCATTAAAAAAAGACCTTGATGGCATAAGCCAGAAGGTCTTAACTGACAATCTCCGCTCAATGGAGGAAGATGGTCTGATACTACGCACCGTATATCCTGAAGTGCCGCCGCGCGTCGAATATTCACTAAGCAGCCTGGGGGAATCCCTTAAGCCGATTCTTGATTCCATGGCCGATTGGGGTAATGCTTACAAAGACACCATATCATAA